The following DNA comes from Deltaproteobacteria bacterium.
TCGTGGTCCCTCTTCAGGTAGAAGTCGCGGTTCCCCTCCACGTAGTACAGGTGCAGCCCCCCCCGCCGCAGCTCCCGCAGCCGGTCCACGATCGGCTTCTGGAATCCGAAGGTCAGGGCCGGCGAGCCGAACCACAGGTCGAACACGTCTCCCAGCAGGTAGAGGGGGATCTTTTCGTCGGCGCAACGCTCCGCCAACTCCACGAAGCGGCGGCTGTGGATGTCGTCCTGGTTCAGATGGGCGTCGGAGAGGAAGATCGCCCGGTCCGCGGAGATCGGGAACCCTTTTTCCATATGGAGATATTAAGATAGCACAAGGAAATCGACGAGGGGGTCTTGCGGGATGACGCTGCTTTCCGGGATCCGGGTGCTGGACCTCTCCCTCCAGCTCCCGGGACCGTACTGCACGATGATGATGGCGGACTACGGGGCCGACGTGATCAAGGTGGACGAGCCGGAGCCTCGCGTCCGCACCCCGTTCTCCGGCGGGGAGTCCGGGACGAGCTCCGTGGAGCGGTACCTGAACCGGGGGAAGAAGAGCCTCACCCTGAACCTGAAGTCGGGGGAAGGGAAGGAGATCTTCCGGAAGCTGGCCGCCTCGGCCGACGTCGTGGTGGAGGGGTTCCGCCCCGGCGTGGTGAAGCGGCTGGGGGTGGACCACGAGACGCTGTCGGCGGTCAATCCGCGCCTGGTGTACTGCTCCATCTCCGGCTACGGGCAGACCGGCCCGATGCGCGACGTCGCGGGGCACGACATCAACTACATCTCCTACGCGGGGGTGCTGGGGGTGTGCGGCCGTCCGGGCGCGCCTCCGACGCTCCCGCCGGTGCAGATCGGCGACCTGTTCGGCGGCGGGATGATGGCGCTGTCCGGCATCCTGATGGCGCTCCTCGAACGTCAGCGGACCGGGGTGGGGCGGGCGATCGACGTGTCGATGACGGACGGGTCGCTGGCCATGCTCGCGCTGGTCGCGCCTCCCGTGATGGCGGGGGAGATGGTCGAGGAGCGCGGGAACATGATCCTGACCGGGATGCTCCCGTGCTACGAAGCGTACCGGTGCGCGGACGGGGAGTACGTGAGCGTGGGGCCGCTGGAAGGGTGGTTCTGGAAGGCGTTCGTCGAGGCGGTCGGGCGCCCCGACCTCGAACCGTTCCAGTACGCCGCGGGGGAGGAAGGCGCGCGGGTCCGGGCGGAGCTGTCGAAGGCGTTCGGGACGCGGACGCGGGACGAGTGGGTGCGCGCGTTCGAGGGGAAGGATGTCTGCCTGTCGCCCGTCCTGTCGGTCGCCGAGGCGCTGTCCCACCCCAACACGCTGGCGCGGAGGATGGTGATCCCCGTCGAATCGCCTTCTGGCGGGACCGAGCGGCAGCTCGGAATGCCGATCAAGGCCGGCGGCGTGCCCGAGTCGCCCCGCCGCGCCCCGAAGCTGGGGGAACACGACGACGAAATCCTGGCCGGGATCGGGTACGGGACGGAACGGATCGCCGCGTTGCGCGACGCGGGGGTCGTCCGCAAACGGTCCGGGGGCGCGACGTGACGGAATCCGCGGTCGTTTCGGCGATCCGGCCGGGCGGGAAAGTCGATCCGTCGTGCGACCCGGGGCTGTCCGACCGGGACCTGCTTCTTTTATACGAAAAAATGGTCCTCCTGCGGTCGCTGGACGAAAAGGGGATCGCGCTGCAGCGGGAGGGGCGGATCGGCTTCTACGTGCCGTCGGCGGGCCAGGAGGCGTGCCCGGTGGGAGCCGGGCACGCCCTCCGGGAAGGGGACTGGATCTTCCCGTCATACCGGGACCAGGGCATGGCGTTGATGCGGGGGTGCCCGCTCGTCACGCTCGTCGCCCAGCTCTACGGTAACTCCGCGGACCCCACGCGGGGACGGCAGATGCCCAACCACTGGTGCGACCGGACCATCCGCCTGGTTTCCGTCTCCTCCCCCGTGGCCACCCAGCTCCCGCACGCCGTGGGCGCGGCCTACGCGGCGAAGCTGCGCGGGGAGCCGGTCGCGACGATCGCCTCCTTCGGCGACGGCGGGACATCCACGGGGGAGTTCCACGCGGCGATGAATTTCGCCGGCGTCTTCCGGACTCCCACCGTCTTCTTCTGCGAGAACAACCGGTACGCGATCTCCGTTCCCGTGTCACGGCAGACCGCCGCTTCGTCGCTGGCCGTCAAGTCGCAGGCGTACGGGTTCCGGGGCGTCCGCGTGGACGGCAACGACGTTCTGGCGGTGCACTTCGTCGCCCGGGAGGCGCTTGCCCGCGCACGGGCGGGCGAGGGACCGACCCTGATCGAGTCGCTGACCTACCGGATCGGGCCGCACTCCACCTCCGACGACCCGACGGTCTACCGGTCGGAGGAAGAGGTTTCCGCGTGGAGGAAGAAGGACCCGATCCTCCGATTCGCCGCGTTCCTCGGCAAGCGGGGGCTCCTCACCGAAACGTCCGCCGCGGAAACGGCCGCGGCGGCGAAGGAAACGGTACGGAAAGCGGTGGAGACGGTGGAGGCGGCGCCCCCGGTGCCGCTTTCGAGCCTCTTCGAGGATGTCTACTCGGAGATGCCTCGCCACCTCGCGGAGCAGCGGGACGCGCTCCTCTCCGGGAAGGGCTGAGGCGATGCCCACGATCACCCTGCTTCAGGCGGTCCATGACGCGCTCCTCGAGGAGATGGCGCGCGACCCGCGCGTGATCCTGCTGGGGGAGGACGTGGGGCGCGAAGGGGGCGTCTTCCGGGCGACGCAGGGTCTGCTTCAGCGGTTCGGTCCGGAACGGGTGGTCGACTCGCCGCTGAACGAGGGCGGGATCGTCGGCATGGCGATCGGGATGGCAATGAACGGCATGCGCCCCGTGGTGGAGATCGAGTTCGCCGACTTCATCTACCCCGCCTTCGACCAGATCGTATCCGAGCTGGCCAAGATGCGGTACCGTTCGGCCGGCCAGTTCTCCGCCCCCGTCGTCCTGCGCGCACCGTCGGGCGGCGGCATCAAGGGCGGCCACTACCACTCCCAGAGCCCGGAGGCGTACTTCATCCACACGCCGGGACTGACGGTGGCGATGCCCTCCACCCCCGCGGACGCCAAGGGGCTTCTCACATCGGCGATGCGCTCCCCGGATCCGGTCCTGTTTTTCGAGCCGAAGGCGCTCTACAGGACGGTCCGGGGTGAGGTGCCCGAAGGGGAGCACCTCGTGCCGATCGGGAAGGGGACCGTGGTCCGGGAGGGGAAGGACCTCACGCTGATCGCCTGGGGGGCGATGGTCCCGATGGCAGGGAAGGCCGCGGAACTCGCGGAAGCGGAGGGGGTAAGCGTCGAGGTCGTCGACCCGCGCACGTTGTGGCCCCTGGACATCGAGACGATCGAGGCGTCGGTGCGCCGCACGGG
Coding sequences within:
- a CDS encoding alpha-ketoacid dehydrogenase subunit beta, translated to MPTITLLQAVHDALLEEMARDPRVILLGEDVGREGGVFRATQGLLQRFGPERVVDSPLNEGGIVGMAIGMAMNGMRPVVEIEFADFIYPAFDQIVSELAKMRYRSAGQFSAPVVLRAPSGGGIKGGHYHSQSPEAYFIHTPGLTVAMPSTPADAKGLLTSAMRSPDPVLFFEPKALYRTVRGEVPEGEHLVPIGKGTVVREGKDLTLIAWGAMVPMAGKAAELAEAEGVSVEVVDPRTLWPLDIETIEASVRRTGRALVLHEAPRTCGFGAEVAALIQERCFLHLKSPIGRVTGFDTPFPYALEKAYLPDPDRTMRAIRAAMEF
- a CDS encoding CoA transferase, which encodes MTLLSGIRVLDLSLQLPGPYCTMMMADYGADVIKVDEPEPRVRTPFSGGESGTSSVERYLNRGKKSLTLNLKSGEGKEIFRKLAASADVVVEGFRPGVVKRLGVDHETLSAVNPRLVYCSISGYGQTGPMRDVAGHDINYISYAGVLGVCGRPGAPPTLPPVQIGDLFGGGMMALSGILMALLERQRTGVGRAIDVSMTDGSLAMLALVAPPVMAGEMVEERGNMILTGMLPCYEAYRCADGEYVSVGPLEGWFWKAFVEAVGRPDLEPFQYAAGEEGARVRAELSKAFGTRTRDEWVRAFEGKDVCLSPVLSVAEALSHPNTLARRMVIPVESPSGGTERQLGMPIKAGGVPESPRRAPKLGEHDDEILAGIGYGTERIAALRDAGVVRKRSGGAT
- the pdhA gene encoding pyruvate dehydrogenase (acetyl-transferring) E1 component subunit alpha translates to MRPGGKVDPSCDPGLSDRDLLLLYEKMVLLRSLDEKGIALQREGRIGFYVPSAGQEACPVGAGHALREGDWIFPSYRDQGMALMRGCPLVTLVAQLYGNSADPTRGRQMPNHWCDRTIRLVSVSSPVATQLPHAVGAAYAAKLRGEPVATIASFGDGGTSTGEFHAAMNFAGVFRTPTVFFCENNRYAISVPVSRQTAASSLAVKSQAYGFRGVRVDGNDVLAVHFVAREALARARAGEGPTLIESLTYRIGPHSTSDDPTVYRSEEEVSAWRKKDPILRFAAFLGKRGLLTETSAAETAAAAKETVRKAVETVEAAPPVPLSSLFEDVYSEMPRHLAEQRDALLSGKG